A genome region from Musa acuminata AAA Group cultivar baxijiao chromosome BXJ3-5, Cavendish_Baxijiao_AAA, whole genome shotgun sequence includes the following:
- the LOC135637604 gene encoding uncharacterized protein LOC135637604, with amino-acid sequence MTFCIMNQKGLDTKPHPLKLDDIQLGCNWENVTCPICLDFPHNGVLLQCSSYDKGCRPFMCDTDQAHSNCLKRFKSAYGVPLVVKVTTTTDGVSMFCIQDISSNSTNPPACPLCRGDVTGWVVIDEVRVYLNMKKRCCEEKQCSYIGNFTELQKHAQLKHPHSRPSEIDPAQQLDWENFQQSSEIIDVLSTIHAEVPHGVVLGDYVIEYGDAETGDEHEDFPRSRGNWWTSCISCKVFHRGSRNQHRSRRSRRSGHHSSSDGSNNGEGSRRSSEIREYRFVEADDELARTGVGAAASIVIPTHYRYGRRRSHFYDL; translated from the exons ATGACCTTTTGCATCATGAACCAGAAAGGGCTTGACACCAAGCCCCATCCCTTGAAGTTGGACGACATACAATTAGGTTGTAACTGGGAAAATGTGACTTGCCCAATCTGTTTGGATTTCCCTCACAACGGGGTCCTACTCCAATGCTCTTCTTATGACAAGGGATGTCGTCCTTTCATGTGTGACACTGACCAAGCCCATTCGAATTGTCTCAAGCGGTTCAAAAGCGCATACGGAGTGCCTCTTGTTGTAAAAGTCACAACAACTACAGATGGAGTTTCCATGTTTTGCATTCAAGACATTTCTTCAAACTCCACTAACCCACCAGCCTGCCCACTATGTAGAGGTGACGTTACTGGGTGGGTTGTTATTGATGAGGTCCGTGTTTATCTGAACATGAAGAAACGGTGCTGCGAAGAGAAGCAGTGTTCATATATTGGCAACTTCACTGAGCTGCAGAAGCATGCTCAGCTGAAACACCCCCATTCACGCCCTTCAGAAATAGATCCTGCACAACAACTCGACTGGGAAAATTTTCAGCAGTCGTCAGAGATCATAGATGTCTTGAGCACTATACACGCAGAAGTTCCCCATGGAGTGGTTTTAGGTGACTATGTCATCGAGTATGGTGATGCAGAGACTGGAGATGAGCATGAAGATTTTCCTCGGAGTAGGGGTAACTGGTGGACCTCTTGCATATCTTGTAAGGTATTTCATAGGGGTTCAAGAAACCAGCACAGATCAAGAAGGAGCAGAAGAAGTGGTCACCATTCAAGCTCTGATGGTTCAAATAATGGTGAGGGCTCTAGAAGATCTTCAGAGATCAGAGAGTACAGATTTGTTGAAGCTGATGATGAGCTTGCCAGAACAGGTGTTGGTGCTGCAGCGTCCATTGTGATCCCCACCCACTACAG ATATGGGAGGCGCAGATCTCACTTCTACGATCTTTGA
- the LOC103985480 gene encoding transcription factor MYB36, which yields MGRAPCCDKANVKKGPWSPEEDAKLKAYIEEHGTGGNWIALPHKIGLKRCGKSCRLRWLNYLRPNIKHGGFTEEEDQIICSLYISIGSRWSIIAAQLPGRTDNDIKNYWNTRLKKKLLGKRRQSAQSPSLHLNQAAGEEANGVNHEAPSQTLSASALERLQLHMQFHGLYHPFSFHNHPARQPKCHPPGDPTATTLIQQVSPPKPDAGHLQEIDCSALGFHSPSAMETSSSNLDAGFEADLQDLLYCKNSSSFVGHEEHQLANLDYYKDLYGERETTNWCPCNGLEDQSSSMGSWDSASALHSDAMIQEFAFRYDL from the exons aTGGGAAGAGCTCCATGCTGTGACAAGGCAAATGTGAAGAAGGGACCATGGTCACCTGAGGAGGATGCAAAGCTCAAGGCTTACATTGAGGAGCATGGAACTGGTGGAAACTGGATTGCACTGCCTCATAAGATTG GATTGAAAAGGTGTGGCAAAAGCTGCAGGCTGAGATGGCTAAATTACTTGAGACCAAACATCAAACATGGTGGTTTTACGGAGGAAGAAGATCAAATCATCTGCAGCCTCTACATCAGTATAGGGAGCAG GTGGTCAATAATTGCAGCTCAGCTGCCAGGAAGAACAGATAATGACATCAAGAATTACTGGAACACAAGGCTAAAGAAGAAACTCCTCGGCAAGCGAAGACAATCTGCTCAATCTCCAAGCCTCCACCTTAACCAAGCAGCTGGTGAGGAAGCTAATGGAGTGAACCATGAGGCACCCTCTCAAACCCTAAGCGCATCAGCCCTCGAAAGGCTGCAACTCCACATGCAGTTCCATGGCCTCTACCACCCCTTCTCCTTCCACAACCACCCTGCACGCCAGCCCAAGTGCCATCCACCAGGAGATCCCACTGCCACAACCCTAATTCAACAAGTTTCCCCACCGAAACCTGATGCGGGACACCTGCAAGAAATAGACTGCTCGGCATTAGGGTTTCACTCACCTTCGGCCATGGAGACTTCGAGCTCAAACCTTGATGCAGGTTTTGAAGCTGACCTCCAGGACTTGCTCTACTGCAAGAACTCCTCCTCCTTTGTAGGGCATGAAGAGCATCAACTTGCCAACTTAGACTactacaaagatttgtatggcgAAAGGGAGACTACAAATTGGTGTCCTTGTAATGGTTTGGAGGATCAATCGTCGTCGATGGGATCTTGGGATTCAGCTTCAGCTCTCCATTCTGATGCCATGATTCAAGAGTTCGCGTTCCGGTACGATCTATAG
- the LOC135637847 gene encoding RING-H2 finger protein ATL13-like has translation MEGDSLLSPVSLPLPSFPPPPPPPPPAISFENRITPTILLIIVILAAIFFISGLLHLLVRYLLRPNHREPDAMSNVTALQGELQQLFHLHDSGVDQSFIDSLPVFQYKSIIGLKDPFDCAVCLCEFQSDDKLRLLPGCSHAFHLQCIDTWLLSHSTCPLCRRSLPTELSPASSCSPVVLVLESGGESSRGNTSNLPGQDDCVPSINDKQEAEAKVVPVKIGKLRSVDDGGGEGRETGSGSSSLDQRRCFSMGAYEYVMDESSSLRVTIKPTKKKTALKHRGHRPAVSECDCHSIREGFTGFDASTSVVSRGGGDASTSAGLHRKESYSVSKTWLRSRKDELVAEDDASRRASSFRLPLHRGRDDFKQRSSSSPVTVTEDRDLVFGCGG, from the coding sequence ATGGAGGGAGACAGCCTTCTTTCTCCAGTCTCACTCCCACTACCATccttcccaccaccaccaccaccacctcctcctgcgATTAGTTTTGAGAACAGGATTACTCCTACCATCCTTCTCATCATTGTCATCCTAGCAGCCATCTTCTTCATCTCTGGACTCCTCCACCTCCTTGTGCGATACCTCCTGAGACCCAATCACAGAGAGCCAGATGCCATGAGCAATGTCACAGCTCTTCAAGGCGAGCTACAGCAGCTCTTCCACCTCCATGATTCAGGAGTGGACCAATCCTTCATCGACTCCCTTCCTGTCTTCCAATACAAATCCATCATAGGCCTGAAAGACCCATTCGACTGTGCTGTGTGCCTCTGCGAATTCCAATCCGATGACAAGCTCAGGCTGCTTCCAGGTTGCAGCCATGCCTTCCACTTGCAGTGCATCGATACCTGGCTCCTCTCCCACTCCACTTGTCCTCTCTGTAGAAGAAGCCTCCCCACCGAACTGTCTCCTGCCAGTAGCTGCAGTCCTGTGGTACTTGTTCTCGAGTCTGGTGGTGAGAGCTCGAGGGGGAACACCTCTAATCTCCCTGGACAGGATGACTGTGTGCCTTCGATCAATGACAAGCAGGAGGCAGAGGCAAAAGTAGTGCCTGTTAAGATCGGAAAGCTGAGGAGTGTGGATGATGGCGGAGGCGAAGGCCGAGAGACTGGTAGTGGCAGTAGTAGTTTGGATCAAAGGAGATGCTTCTCCATGGGTGCCTATGAGTACGTGATGGATGAGAGCTCCTCGCTTCGAGTCACCATAAAACCGACCAAGAAGAAGACGGCTCTCAAGCATCGCGGCCACCGGCCTGCGGTGTCAGAATGTGACTGCCACTCAATAAGAGAGGGATTCACAGGATTTGATGCATCAACAAGTGTGGTATCGAGAGGTGGTGGTGATGCAAGCACGAGTGCCGGTTTGCACAGGAAGGAGAGCTACTCTGTTTCGAAGACATGGCTGCGCTCAAGGAAAGATGAACTGGTTGCAGAGGATGATGCTTCCAGGCGGGCTTCGTCATTCCGGTTACCACTGCACAGGGGAAGGGATGACTTCAAGCAGAGGAGTAGCAGCAGCCCTGTTACAGTGACAGAGGACAGGGACTTGGTGTTTGGATGTGGAGGCTAG